In the Bacillota bacterium LX-D genome, one interval contains:
- the nrdG gene encoding anaerobic ribonucleoside-triphosphate reductase activating protein: MIRYADIVSSSVVDGLGIRAVAYLQGCSINCPGCHNPQLQKHDGGSEVTEEEFAALLLSKLTPIHKGITFSGGEPTEQAEALFKVISLLKAKQPNIDIWLFSGHTFEEIKHLPVLKLVDYLVDGPFLLQKRNLNLTFRGSENQRIIDVQKSLVQKEIVELKL, translated from the coding sequence ATGATTAGATATGCTGATATTGTAAGCTCATCTGTAGTGGATGGTCTAGGAATACGGGCAGTTGCCTATTTGCAAGGCTGCAGTATTAATTGCCCTGGCTGTCACAACCCCCAGCTGCAAAAGCACGACGGAGGAAGTGAAGTTACTGAAGAAGAATTTGCAGCATTGTTACTAAGTAAATTGACTCCCATACATAAAGGAATAACCTTCAGCGGAGGGGAGCCTACGGAACAGGCAGAAGCTTTGTTTAAGGTTATATCTTTGCTGAAAGCAAAACAGCCGAATATTGATATTTGGCTGTTCAGCGGCCACACCTTTGAAGAAATAAAGCACTTACCTGTATTAAAATTAGTTGATTATTTAGTAGATGGGCCATTTCTACTGCAGAAAAGAAACTTAAATTTAACTTTCCGCGGCTCGGAAAACCAAAGGATAATTGATGTGCAGAAATCCTTGGTACAAAAGGAAATAGTTGAACTTAAATTATAA
- the pgeF gene encoding peptidoglycan editing factor PgeF, whose amino-acid sequence MSKGFKLREHGDLAYLTIPAFDETNLVTHCFTTRKGGFSQEPFSSLNMALHVKDDPTAVCQNRAKICNALGIRATDLVTGEQVHGENILVITEQQKGKGALDYSSTCKAVDAFITNKRSIPLSTFYADCAPIFILDPVTPAISLAHAGWKGTVAKIGAKAMLKMQQEFGTKPEDCLIGIGPSIGPCCYEVDERVISQFAQKFSNYQDFIQAKAPGKWLLDLWQANKTALLEVGIREKNITNSGFCTNCHNDLFFSYRAENGQTGRMAALLMLN is encoded by the coding sequence ATGTCTAAGGGTTTTAAATTACGTGAACATGGTGATCTTGCTTATTTAACTATTCCGGCTTTCGATGAGACTAATTTGGTAACTCATTGCTTTACCACTAGAAAAGGAGGCTTTAGCCAAGAGCCTTTTAGCAGTTTAAATATGGCATTGCACGTAAAGGATGACCCAACTGCTGTCTGCCAAAACAGGGCTAAGATTTGTAATGCTTTAGGTATTAGGGCAACTGATCTGGTAACTGGTGAACAAGTCCATGGGGAAAATATTTTGGTAATTACAGAACAACAGAAGGGGAAAGGTGCTTTGGATTATAGTTCAACTTGCAAGGCAGTAGATGCTTTTATTACAAACAAAAGGAGTATACCTCTAAGCACTTTTTATGCCGATTGTGCACCTATTTTTATTTTAGATCCTGTTACGCCGGCAATTAGTTTAGCCCATGCAGGCTGGAAGGGTACTGTTGCAAAAATTGGGGCTAAAGCTATGCTGAAAATGCAGCAGGAGTTTGGTACAAAACCTGAAGATTGTTTAATTGGAATTGGACCTTCTATTGGTCCCTGCTGTTACGAAGTAGATGAGAGGGTTATTAGTCAGTTCGCCCAAAAATTTAGTAATTATCAGGATTTTATACAAGCAAAAGCTCCTGGGAAATGGTTGTTGGATCTTTGGCAGGCCAATAAGACGGCGTTACTAGAAGTAGGTATCCGGGAAAAAAATATTACCAATAGTGGCTTTTGTACTAATTGCCACAATGACTTGTTTTTTTCTTATCGGGCAGAGAATGGCCAAACAGGAAGAATGGCTGCCTTATTGATGCTTAACTAA
- a CDS encoding HlyD family efflux transporter periplasmic adaptor subunit, whose translation MAEATMPRRARLQRQRRNRKRKHFISKVIMFALLVLTCWLIVGQVYDLILEHLIKTAEVRYGVLEQRLPTDAIVAREETVYTAPVSGKVQLMVKEGQRVPKNFEILKLIGEGSNQNETRPVYKVMATRTGIVSFHLDGLENVITPTTILQLGESNLKQNVKNLETQKKQQTSTVSGGTPLVKIVNNIKPIVLDLNLDKKQIKTLPKEGETLAFRIPKYEEKWFMKITKINQTKNSVRIIAECNEWPNEIIYKRTIGLNVINETYQGIIVPQEAIVHKNSRSYVYKVTANGFALVDVQINGQIKGQAAVSGLEPGDEILVNPKTVAKHLNRIAISRK comes from the coding sequence ATGGCAGAAGCAACTATGCCCCGCAGAGCTCGTTTGCAAAGACAAAGGCGGAATAGAAAGCGTAAACATTTTATTTCAAAAGTTATTATGTTTGCCTTGCTCGTTTTAACATGCTGGCTAATAGTTGGACAAGTCTATGATTTGATTTTAGAACATTTAATCAAAACAGCTGAGGTAAGGTATGGAGTACTGGAGCAACGGCTGCCTACTGATGCAATTGTAGCTCGGGAAGAAACGGTTTATACTGCCCCGGTTAGCGGAAAAGTTCAGCTAATGGTAAAGGAAGGGCAAAGAGTGCCTAAAAACTTTGAGATTCTTAAATTAATAGGGGAAGGATCTAATCAAAATGAGACCCGGCCTGTTTATAAAGTTATGGCCACTAGAACAGGTATTGTTTCTTTCCATCTTGATGGCTTAGAAAATGTAATTACACCGACGACTATTTTGCAGCTTGGGGAGAGTAATTTAAAGCAAAATGTAAAAAATCTGGAAACACAAAAAAAGCAACAAACTAGTACAGTTTCCGGAGGAACTCCTCTGGTTAAAATAGTGAACAATATTAAGCCTATTGTCCTTGATTTAAACCTAGATAAGAAACAAATCAAAACTTTGCCCAAAGAAGGGGAAACTTTGGCTTTTAGGATTCCCAAATACGAAGAAAAATGGTTTATGAAAATAACGAAAATAAACCAAACTAAAAATAGTGTACGGATTATAGCGGAATGTAATGAATGGCCTAACGAAATAATATACAAAAGGACAATCGGCTTAAATGTAATTAACGAAACTTACCAAGGGATAATTGTTCCCCAGGAAGCTATAGTCCATAAAAATAGTCGAAGTTATGTTTATAAGGTAACTGCTAATGGTTTTGCTTTAGTAGATGTCCAAATAAATGGACAAATCAAAGGTCAGGCTGCAGTTTCAGGCTTAGAGCCTGGCGATGAAATACTTGTTAATCCAAAAACTGTAGCTAAACATTTAAATAGAATCGCAATTAGCAGGAAATAA
- a CDS encoding YggS family pyridoxal phosphate-dependent enzyme, with protein MTQISANIQLIREKVNAAAKKAGRNPDDIKIIAVTKTVEAAQINEALKCGITAIGENRVQEILRKYDDVEGNVQWHLIGHLQTNKVKYIVNLVDMIHSLDKIELAQEISKRALQNHKEIPVLVQVNISEEESKFGLKAEETESFIQEAAGYPGLKIMGLMTIAPYEEESEQTRPVFRELKELSQFIAGKNIPGVEMRYLSMGMTNDFEIAIEEGANLIRVGTAIFGARSYR; from the coding sequence TTGACACAGATATCAGCGAATATTCAGCTTATACGTGAAAAAGTCAATGCTGCAGCCAAGAAGGCAGGTCGGAATCCTGACGATATTAAAATAATTGCTGTGACTAAAACTGTAGAAGCTGCTCAAATAAACGAAGCTTTAAAATGCGGAATAACTGCTATAGGTGAAAATAGAGTCCAGGAAATACTGCGCAAGTATGATGATGTTGAAGGCAATGTTCAGTGGCATTTAATTGGGCACCTCCAAACAAATAAAGTAAAATACATTGTTAATTTGGTTGATATGATTCATTCTTTGGACAAAATAGAGTTAGCTCAAGAAATTTCCAAAAGGGCTTTGCAAAATCATAAGGAAATACCTGTTTTAGTCCAAGTAAATATTTCTGAAGAAGAAAGCAAATTTGGTTTAAAGGCGGAGGAAACGGAGTCCTTTATTCAGGAGGCAGCAGGATATCCAGGCCTCAAAATAATGGGCTTAATGACTATAGCTCCTTATGAAGAAGAGTCTGAACAAACTCGTCCAGTTTTTAGAGAATTAAAGGAATTAAGTCAATTTATTGCTGGTAAAAACATTCCGGGAGTTGAAATGCGTTATCTGTCTATGGGTATGACTAATGATTTTGAAATTGCTATAGAAGAAGGGGCTAATCTGATCAGGGTGGGGACAGCAATTTTTGGAGCCCGGAGTTATAGATAA
- a CDS encoding cell division protein SepF, whose translation MGKFVDKVLGFMGFEAEEVEDAVVREEPSAWNERKEKNSKNNIVSLPAPKPMKMVLVKPTAFEQVQGIADHLKGRKPVIVNLEEADREIAKRIIDFLSGTTYALGGSMQKINAAIMLFVPSNVDVSGEIGSIMDKGIFNLTKC comes from the coding sequence ATGGGTAAATTTGTTGATAAAGTATTAGGTTTCATGGGCTTTGAGGCTGAAGAAGTTGAAGATGCAGTTGTGCGGGAGGAACCATCTGCTTGGAATGAAAGAAAGGAAAAAAACAGCAAGAATAATATTGTTAGCTTGCCTGCTCCTAAGCCGATGAAAATGGTATTAGTTAAACCTACAGCATTTGAACAAGTGCAAGGAATTGCCGACCATTTAAAAGGCCGCAAGCCTGTTATTGTCAATTTGGAGGAAGCTGATCGGGAAATTGCCAAAAGAATTATCGATTTCTTAAGCGGAACAACATATGCTTTAGGAGGCAGCATGCAAAAAATTAATGCGGCGATTATGCTTTTTGTTCCCAGTAATGTGGACGTTTCCGGTGAGATAGGCAGTATTATGGATAAAGGGATTTTTAACTTGACTAAATGCTAA
- the proC gene encoding pyrroline-5-carboxylate reductase, producing the protein MKVGLIGGGKISEAVISGVIGANFLTGKELLVSEPDQARAAYLVENYQVAILKDNQSAAASADILILAVKPQIIKKVLTELNSVLEPGKLVISMVAGIPLALLEEFLPHSPVIRVMPNTPCLIGKGISAFSLGSKATEEDQAVAQKILIALGETICLPETMLDAVTAVSGSGPAYVYLFIEAFIDAGVKIGLPRDIAQKLVLQTILGSTELVSKTGKHPAELKDMVTSPGGTTISALCEMEKSGFRASIFNGVMAAEQKSKDLSK; encoded by the coding sequence TTGAAAGTTGGCTTAATAGGTGGAGGGAAAATTAGTGAGGCAGTGATTAGCGGTGTTATTGGGGCAAATTTTTTAACAGGAAAAGAATTACTGGTAAGTGAACCAGATCAAGCTAGAGCTGCTTATTTAGTTGAAAACTATCAGGTTGCTATATTAAAGGATAATCAATCCGCTGCTGCTTCAGCAGATATTTTAATCTTAGCTGTAAAGCCTCAGATTATTAAAAAAGTATTAACTGAATTAAATTCAGTTTTAGAACCAGGAAAATTGGTTATATCTATGGTTGCGGGTATTCCTCTTGCACTTCTTGAAGAATTTTTACCCCATAGCCCTGTTATTCGAGTAATGCCTAACACACCTTGCTTAATTGGCAAAGGCATTTCCGCCTTTTCCTTAGGCAGTAAAGCTACAGAAGAAGATCAGGCTGTGGCTCAAAAAATACTTATAGCACTTGGTGAAACTATTTGCTTACCTGAAACAATGTTAGATGCGGTAACGGCTGTTAGTGGAAGTGGCCCTGCTTACGTGTATTTGTTTATTGAAGCCTTTATCGATGCAGGCGTAAAGATTGGATTGCCTAGGGATATTGCCCAAAAATTGGTGCTGCAAACTATTTTGGGCTCTACGGAGCTAGTAAGCAAAACAGGTAAGCACCCTGCAGAATTAAAAGACATGGTTACTTCTCCAGGAGGTACAACTATAAGTGCCCTCTGCGAAATGGAAAAAAGCGGTTTCCGTGCTAGTATCTTTAATGGAGTTATGGCTGCAGAGCAGAAGTCCAAAGACTTAAGTAAATAA
- a CDS encoding YggT family protein: MIYTIVYYAFEILSWLIIARVLLSWIPHDPSNKIIGYIYEITEPVLAPFRRLMPRSAMPIDFSPLLAILVLQLLERMVLSFFR; this comes from the coding sequence TTGATATATACTATTGTTTATTATGCCTTTGAAATTCTAAGCTGGTTAATTATTGCTCGGGTATTGCTTTCTTGGATTCCACACGATCCAAGCAATAAGATTATCGGATATATTTATGAAATAACAGAACCTGTCTTAGCTCCTTTTAGACGGTTGATGCCTAGAAGTGCGATGCCGATTGACTTTTCCCCCCTTCTTGCCATTCTAGTGCTGCAATTGCTAGAAAGAATG